A region of Hydrogenimonas cancrithermarum DNA encodes the following proteins:
- a CDS encoding S8 family serine peptidase: protein MRYLVTMAACTVMLFAGDYYYMEGGKRVELTPVTSEFPAARSLQNVLKFKNERGADVAIPNRLIVKFKSPENFDRYLKEFGLKLLHRYRNGTCLLQAPTPKAAMDAANALSQREDVLFAQPDLIKKWSLR, encoded by the coding sequence ATGAGATATCTCGTAACGATGGCAGCGTGTACAGTCATGCTTTTTGCAGGCGATTACTACTATATGGAGGGTGGAAAACGTGTCGAGTTGACCCCCGTCACCTCGGAGTTTCCGGCAGCCAGGAGCCTCCAAAACGTCTTGAAGTTCAAGAACGAAAGAGGCGCCGACGTGGCGATTCCGAACAGGCTGATCGTGAAGTTCAAATCGCCCGAAAATTTCGACCGCTATCTGAAAGAGTTCGGGTTGAAACTTCTGCACAGGTATCGAAACGGCACATGCCTTCTTCAAGCGCCCACGCCGAAAGCGGCCATGGATGCGGCCAACGCACTGAGCCAAAGAGAGGATGTGCTTTTCGCGCAGCCCGATCTCATCAAAAAGTGGAGCTTGCGATGA
- a CDS encoding S8 family peptidase, giving the protein MRYRDFCAAFSLTGALLLSGCGGGGSADMVSVVTPSNDSTLSCQVDDINKSNLPPLPSASSFSANPLFSQQWAINYDENFYWHAARATEDASIHMEPEHRFLGRGIKVAVIDNGLDLTHEDLRGAVAGAYDVESKSSDVQPTEDEQNHGTEVTGVIAARNNGLGLVGVAPEVQIYFIRLPFDREVSISDIVEAFEKAAAWGADVINCSWGSGDVNDAVRSAIVDVAKNGRDGKGTIVVFAAGNGGIDGKGDPIGNDESSIPEVIAVGATNIYNERAEYSNYGEALDLMAPGGEYTGLATLDQMGSAGTATNQPNYLEYNDAKAFVGTSAATPVVTGVVALLLEANPNLTREEVLSLLACSAEKIGDRSSYADGRNDYYGYGKVNVVDALNLAR; this is encoded by the coding sequence ATGAGGTATCGGGATTTTTGTGCAGCGTTTTCGCTGACGGGCGCGCTTCTTCTTTCCGGTTGCGGCGGCGGTGGATCGGCGGATATGGTTTCCGTCGTCACACCCTCGAACGATTCGACCCTTTCATGCCAGGTAGACGATATCAACAAATCCAACCTTCCGCCGCTCCCCTCCGCCTCTTCCTTTTCCGCCAATCCTCTCTTTTCGCAGCAGTGGGCGATCAACTACGACGAAAATTTTTACTGGCATGCCGCCCGTGCGACGGAGGACGCTTCGATCCATATGGAGCCGGAGCACAGGTTTCTGGGCCGTGGAATCAAAGTGGCCGTCATCGACAATGGGCTCGATCTGACTCACGAGGACCTTCGGGGCGCGGTCGCCGGGGCCTACGATGTCGAGAGTAAAAGCTCCGACGTCCAGCCCACGGAGGACGAGCAGAACCACGGGACGGAAGTGACGGGCGTTATCGCGGCGAGGAACAACGGGTTGGGCCTCGTCGGTGTCGCACCGGAGGTGCAGATCTACTTCATCCGCCTGCCCTTCGACCGGGAAGTCTCCATTTCCGATATCGTGGAAGCTTTCGAGAAAGCCGCCGCGTGGGGCGCGGACGTGATCAACTGCAGCTGGGGAAGCGGCGATGTCAACGACGCCGTCAGAAGCGCCATCGTCGATGTGGCGAAGAACGGCCGCGACGGCAAAGGGACGATCGTCGTTTTCGCCGCGGGTAACGGCGGGATCGATGGCAAAGGCGACCCGATAGGAAACGACGAATCCTCGATTCCGGAAGTGATCGCCGTAGGCGCCACCAACATCTACAACGAGAGAGCGGAGTACAGCAACTACGGCGAAGCGCTCGATCTCATGGCGCCCGGAGGGGAGTATACCGGCCTTGCGACACTCGATCAGATGGGAAGTGCCGGCACGGCGACAAATCAGCCGAACTATCTGGAGTACAACGATGCCAAAGCGTTCGTGGGGACATCCGCCGCTACACCGGTCGTTACCGGTGTCGTCGCGCTTCTTCTGGAAGCCAACCCCAACCTGACACGCGAAGAGGTGCTGAGCCTGTTGGCGTGCAGTGCCGAGAAAATCGGCGATCGTTCATCCTATGCCGATGGGCGAAACGACTATTACGGTTATGGCAAAGTGAATGTCGTCGACGCGTTGAACCTTGCACGATAA
- a CDS encoding SixA phosphatase family protein, whose translation MRELFILRHAKSSWDDPALSDFDRPLNHRGKEDAPMMGKHLATIGVDPDLIVSSPAKRAKKTAKIVAEKLGYDPQKIVYSETIYEASPQSLLYLVCQFPENAKRVMLVGHNPGLTQLANILGDITIDNIPTAGIVAIAFDTSKWEEACRMKGHTLFFEYPKKIKEKGTK comes from the coding sequence ATGAGAGAGCTTTTTATTTTGCGCCATGCGAAGTCGAGCTGGGACGATCCGGCACTTTCCGATTTCGACCGGCCGTTGAACCATCGCGGCAAAGAGGACGCGCCGATGATGGGAAAACATCTGGCGACGATCGGCGTCGATCCCGATCTCATCGTCTCCTCGCCGGCGAAGCGCGCGAAAAAGACGGCGAAGATCGTGGCGGAAAAGCTTGGGTACGATCCGCAGAAGATCGTGTATAGCGAAACGATCTACGAGGCGTCACCGCAGTCGCTTCTCTATCTCGTCTGCCAGTTTCCGGAAAACGCGAAGCGGGTGATGCTTGTCGGGCACAATCCCGGATTGACGCAACTGGCGAATATCCTCGGCGATATCACGATCGACAACATCCCCACCGCGGGGATCGTCGCCATCGCGTTCGACACCTCCAAATGGGAAGAGGCGTGCCGGATGAAAGGCCATACGCTCTTTTTCGAATATCCGAAAAAAATCAAAGAAAAGGGAACGAAGTGA
- a CDS encoding TIGR00282 family metallophosphoesterase — protein sequence MKIGFIGDIVGRPGRAMVRKHLQELRETEGLDFVIGNYENASHGFGLTEKNAQELFKAGIDVMTGGNHTWDKKEIKGMLESLPLLRPVNYPEGVPGRGVRIFEVGGERLAVVNIMGHFAMPMVDNPFIAANRIVDVLRSEGIGHIFIDMHAEATSEKRALLMMLREKVSAIVGTHTHVGTDDLVIDKGCAYVTDVGLTGCRDNVIGMDARVPIERFLTGLPGRFDVPDKCKAILQMAVVRLEKGRAADAYKIRVYSEGDREIALRARIED from the coding sequence TTGAAGATCGGCTTTATCGGCGATATCGTGGGGCGTCCTGGGCGCGCGATGGTACGGAAACATCTGCAGGAGCTGCGTGAAACGGAAGGGCTCGATTTCGTCATCGGCAATTACGAAAACGCCAGTCACGGCTTCGGCCTGACCGAGAAGAACGCCCAGGAGCTTTTCAAAGCGGGTATCGACGTCATGACGGGTGGCAACCATACCTGGGACAAAAAAGAGATAAAAGGGATGCTGGAGTCGTTGCCGCTGCTTCGTCCCGTCAACTACCCCGAAGGGGTTCCCGGACGTGGCGTACGCATCTTCGAAGTTGGCGGAGAGCGGCTGGCGGTCGTCAACATCATGGGCCACTTCGCGATGCCGATGGTCGACAACCCTTTCATCGCCGCCAACCGCATCGTCGATGTACTCCGCTCCGAAGGGATCGGGCATATCTTCATCGATATGCATGCCGAAGCGACGAGCGAAAAGCGGGCGCTCCTGATGATGCTGCGCGAAAAGGTGAGCGCGATCGTGGGAACGCACACCCATGTCGGCACCGACGATCTGGTGATCGACAAGGGGTGTGCCTACGTGACCGACGTCGGCCTTACCGGATGTCGCGACAACGTCATCGGGATGGACGCCAGAGTGCCGATCGAGCGTTTTCTGACCGGGCTTCCCGGCCGCTTCGACGTACCGGACAAGTGCAAAGCGATTTTGCAGATGGCCGTCGTACGGCTCGAGAAAGGGCGTGCGGCCGATGCGTACAAAATCCGGGTTTACAGCGAAGGCGACAGGGAGATCGCGCTCAGGGCGCGGATAGAGGACTAA
- a CDS encoding 3-methyladenine DNA glycosylase — protein MTNSYELLKVLYTLQLPIQARDPWWWPNSGTYEVVIGAVLTQNTKWQKVEEALENLRTLEALTIEGLAKIDEESLREAIKPAGFYNTKAKRLKLLNQSIGDKFGDFETFQAEVDRRWLLGKKGIGEETADAILNYACYGEAMVVDSYTAALLRAFGYDFEDYRGIQGWLIEGLKDYDIKVRELFPREPKAQIYALFHGMIVEYCKRYKKGKSVDVGLLEG, from the coding sequence ATGACAAATAGCTACGAGCTTCTTAAAGTGTTATACACACTCCAACTGCCGATCCAGGCGCGCGATCCCTGGTGGTGGCCGAACAGCGGAACCTACGAGGTGGTGATCGGTGCCGTTCTGACGCAAAATACGAAGTGGCAGAAAGTGGAAGAGGCGCTGGAAAATCTTCGAACTCTGGAAGCGTTGACGATCGAAGGGCTGGCGAAGATCGACGAGGAGTCGTTGCGCGAGGCGATCAAACCGGCCGGCTTCTACAACACCAAAGCCAAGCGTCTCAAGCTTCTCAACCAATCCATCGGCGACAAGTTCGGCGATTTCGAAACGTTTCAGGCAGAAGTCGATCGCCGTTGGCTGCTCGGCAAGAAGGGAATCGGCGAAGAGACGGCCGACGCGATTCTGAACTACGCATGTTACGGTGAAGCGATGGTGGTCGACAGTTATACGGCGGCACTGCTGCGCGCTTTCGGATACGACTTCGAGGATTACCGCGGCATTCAGGGGTGGCTGATCGAAGGGCTCAAAGATTACGACATCAAAGTACGCGAACTTTTCCCCCGTGAGCCAAAAGCGCAGATCTACGCCCTTTTTCACGGAATGATCGTGGAGTACTGCAAGCGGTACAAAAAGGGAAAGAGTGTGGATGTGGGATTGTTGGAGGGTTGA
- a CDS encoding SH3 domain-containing C40 family peptidase, which yields MSRSHFGLVLALLWLAWFAGCAPKSPHLLETSTQIAPFLKQVSGPLPKTQEKRLYADFLARYYRPWQLDELDTTAETASWAVRHYAGKALFAENRRPLPKARFDAWVENADYEAFNTLKRHAIVVHPTSLRLFPTRRPIFYDPSLPGEGYPFDYNQNSAIKACTPLIVSHLSRDGGWAFVQSPFALGWLPVRDIAFVSEKQIETIMRLPKLAVLKEYIPVYDGRQNFLFYAKMATLFPWAGEEEGFYKILVPQKEGGSLSLSRSLLPKAWASAMPLEMKRENVGRVASQLLGEPYGWGGMAEDRDCSAMTRDFFAPFGIWLPRNSKAQAKAGKAIDLQTLSAKEKERIILKEAVPFRTLLYLPGHIMLYVGKQEGRAYAMHNIWGIRTGNGGRYIVGKAVITDLWLGENLPEADKASLLIERIRSMNIVVEF from the coding sequence ATGAGCCGCTCGCACTTCGGGCTCGTTCTCGCACTCCTCTGGCTGGCATGGTTCGCAGGATGTGCACCGAAATCGCCCCATCTTCTGGAAACCTCCACGCAGATCGCCCCCTTTTTGAAGCAGGTATCCGGCCCTCTGCCCAAAACGCAGGAAAAACGGCTCTATGCCGACTTTCTTGCCCGCTACTACCGTCCCTGGCAACTCGACGAGCTCGATACGACGGCCGAAACGGCCTCCTGGGCCGTTCGCCACTACGCCGGAAAAGCTCTTTTCGCCGAAAACAGGCGTCCTCTGCCCAAAGCGCGTTTCGACGCATGGGTGGAGAATGCCGACTACGAAGCGTTCAATACGCTGAAACGCCATGCGATCGTCGTCCACCCGACATCGCTGCGCCTCTTTCCGACCCGTCGGCCCATCTTTTACGACCCGAGCCTGCCCGGCGAGGGGTACCCTTTCGACTACAACCAAAACAGTGCGATCAAAGCCTGCACGCCGCTCATCGTCTCCCATCTGAGCCGTGACGGCGGATGGGCTTTCGTGCAGAGCCCCTTCGCCCTGGGATGGCTTCCGGTCCGGGACATCGCATTCGTCTCCGAGAAACAGATCGAGACGATCATGCGGCTTCCGAAGCTTGCCGTGTTGAAAGAGTATATCCCAGTCTACGACGGCCGCCAGAATTTTCTCTTCTATGCCAAGATGGCCACACTCTTTCCATGGGCCGGAGAAGAGGAGGGGTTTTACAAAATTCTCGTTCCCCAAAAAGAGGGCGGATCTCTATCTTTGAGCCGATCGCTGCTTCCCAAAGCGTGGGCTTCCGCCATGCCCCTGGAGATGAAGAGGGAGAACGTGGGACGTGTCGCCTCACAGCTGCTTGGCGAACCCTACGGATGGGGCGGTATGGCGGAAGACCGTGACTGCTCGGCGATGACACGCGACTTTTTCGCCCCCTTCGGCATCTGGCTGCCGCGTAACTCCAAAGCGCAGGCGAAGGCCGGAAAGGCCATCGATCTTCAGACGCTTTCCGCCAAAGAGAAAGAGAGGATCATTCTGAAAGAGGCCGTACCGTTTCGTACACTCCTCTACCTGCCGGGGCACATCATGCTCTATGTGGGGAAACAAGAGGGCAGAGCCTACGCCATGCACAACATATGGGGCATACGGACCGGCAACGGCGGCCGCTACATCGTCGGAAAGGCGGTCATTACCGATCTTTGGCTGGGAGAGAATCTGCCGGAAGCGGACAAAGCGTCACTGTTGATCGAGAGAATACGGTCGATGAATATCGTAGTTGAGTTTTGA
- a CDS encoding DNA polymerase III subunit gamma/tau has protein sequence MSQALALKYRPKRFEDLIGQDSISQTLAMALDQNRLGHAYLFSGLRGSGKTSTARIFSKALLCENGPTSKPCDSCEQCRMANEGRHIDIIEMDAASSRKIDDIRDLIEHTKYKPSVGRYKVFIIDEVHMLTKEAFNALLKTLEEPPEFVKFILATTDPLKLPATILSRTQHFRFKKIAKPLVIKHLEHILNTENIAFEPEALEILARSGSGSLRDTLTLLDQAIVYSKSHVDVATVTQMLGIIDPEFLEKLFDAVLQKDERKIREYLKDLENYEAEMVIDEMSLFLKEKLLQNDPKFSPMLLERFYRILAEAKPLLALNTDGDFVLSLTLFKMVEAMNIKQIDEMIEALEAELRMENGKWKTERAAPIPAPTPSPAAEAKQARAPAPDTQHPTPNNEIRFKKLIEKLYDRNADLGKAFEESIEFVGYEDGVLSWASHAEGENRELLKTHFGIVRHFVQDVFGVGTKIQLVKSDNPPPPKVETAVKNGTPNERSPSSSTDADLSSPESDANGATHTGSMVEDVDCNNAGCVTGNCSEEEPSKEHDAKEILNDPMVKKAQELFGAKKIVIRSKV, from the coding sequence GTGTCACAGGCGCTCGCACTCAAATACCGTCCGAAACGTTTCGAAGATCTGATCGGCCAGGACTCCATTTCCCAGACCCTGGCAATGGCACTCGACCAGAACCGGCTGGGGCACGCCTACCTCTTTTCCGGGCTGCGCGGAAGCGGGAAGACGTCGACGGCGCGCATCTTCTCCAAGGCGCTCCTGTGTGAAAACGGCCCAACTTCCAAACCGTGCGACAGCTGCGAACAGTGCCGCATGGCCAACGAAGGGCGCCATATCGACATCATCGAGATGGATGCAGCCTCAAGCCGCAAGATCGACGACATCCGCGACCTCATCGAGCATACGAAGTACAAACCCTCCGTCGGGCGTTACAAAGTCTTCATTATCGACGAAGTGCACATGCTCACCAAAGAGGCGTTCAACGCGCTTTTGAAGACGCTCGAGGAGCCGCCGGAGTTCGTGAAGTTCATCCTGGCGACGACCGACCCGCTGAAACTGCCGGCGACGATTCTTAGCCGTACCCAGCACTTCCGCTTCAAAAAGATCGCCAAGCCACTCGTCATCAAACATCTCGAGCACATTCTCAACACCGAGAATATCGCGTTCGAACCCGAAGCGCTGGAGATTCTGGCGCGCAGTGGCAGCGGCTCGCTGCGCGATACGCTGACCCTTCTCGACCAGGCCATCGTCTACTCCAAAAGCCATGTCGACGTCGCGACGGTGACACAGATGCTCGGCATCATCGACCCGGAGTTTCTCGAAAAACTTTTCGATGCGGTCTTGCAAAAGGATGAGAGAAAGATCCGCGAATACCTCAAAGATCTCGAAAACTACGAAGCGGAAATGGTGATCGACGAGATGAGCCTCTTTCTGAAAGAGAAGCTGCTGCAGAACGACCCGAAATTCTCTCCGATGCTGCTGGAGCGCTTCTACCGCATCCTCGCCGAAGCGAAACCGCTGCTGGCACTGAATACCGACGGCGATTTCGTGCTTTCGCTCACCCTTTTCAAAATGGTCGAAGCGATGAACATCAAGCAGATCGACGAGATGATCGAGGCGCTCGAAGCGGAATTGAGAATGGAGAATGGAAAATGGAAAACGGAGCGAGCCGCTCCCATCCCGGCTCCAACCCCTTCCCCTGCCGCGGAGGCCAAACAGGCTCGAGCCCCGGCGCCCGATACCCAGCACCCGACACCCAACAACGAAATCCGCTTCAAGAAGCTCATCGAAAAACTCTACGACCGCAATGCCGATCTGGGAAAAGCGTTCGAAGAGAGCATCGAGTTCGTCGGCTACGAAGATGGCGTGCTTTCGTGGGCGAGCCATGCGGAAGGGGAAAACCGCGAACTCCTGAAGACCCATTTCGGCATCGTCCGCCACTTCGTGCAGGACGTTTTCGGAGTCGGCACAAAAATCCAACTGGTCAAGTCGGACAACCCGCCGCCTCCGAAGGTCGAAACGGCCGTAAAAAACGGTACGCCGAACGAGCGAAGCCCTTCCAGCTCCACCGATGCCGATCTCTCCTCACCGGAGAGTGACGCCAACGGGGCGACCCATACGGGGTCGATGGTCGAGGATGTCGACTGCAACAATGCCGGATGCGTCACCGGCAACTGCAGCGAAGAGGAGCCAAGCAAAGAGCACGACGCCAAAGAGATCCTCAACGACCCGATGGTCAAAAAAGCGCAGGAGCTCTTCGGCGCCAAAAAGATCGTCATCCGCTCGAAAGTATGA
- the relB gene encoding type II toxin-antitoxin system RelB family antitoxin, which produces MISVRLDKEMEEKLEKLAKETKRPISSLVKEALENYLEDMIDYHEVMKRKNDPHRESITLEEIEKELGL; this is translated from the coding sequence ATGATTTCCGTGAGACTCGACAAAGAGATGGAAGAGAAACTTGAAAAACTGGCGAAGGAGACAAAACGTCCCATAAGTTCTCTCGTCAAGGAAGCTCTCGAAAATTATCTGGAGGATATGATCGACTATCACGAAGTGATGAAACGCAAAAACGACCCACATCGTGAATCGATCACGCTCGAAGAGATAGAAAAAGAGCTTGGCTTGTAA
- the murI gene encoding glutamate racemase: protein MKKKFSILHSPFSIRKRAGVFDSGSGGLTVVKSLLEHHLFDEIIYYGDTARVPYGPKDPATITRYALEALEFFKNFEIDLMITACNSVSAHALPELRANADFDVYGVIEPGILALKNANLPSASRILVLGTKATIGSGRYQNGIRELGFENIEAIAPSLFVPIVEEGLFEGPVLQSVLDHYFKEVRPPDAIILGCTHFPLIADAIRNYFPNRPLLIHSGEAIAEHLENNGCKPREQGKSDLKIFASENPDGLKRIAEKWLSR, encoded by the coding sequence ATGAAAAAAAAATTCTCCATTCTCCATTCTCCATTCTCCATTCGAAAACGCGCAGGCGTTTTCGACAGCGGCTCTGGTGGTTTGACTGTGGTGAAAAGCCTTCTCGAGCATCACCTGTTCGACGAGATCATCTACTATGGCGACACGGCGCGTGTTCCCTACGGGCCGAAAGATCCTGCCACGATCACCCGGTATGCGCTCGAGGCGTTGGAGTTTTTCAAAAACTTCGAGATCGATCTGATGATCACGGCTTGCAACAGTGTCAGTGCGCATGCGCTGCCCGAGCTTCGGGCCAATGCAGACTTCGATGTCTACGGGGTGATCGAACCGGGTATTCTGGCGCTTAAAAACGCGAACCTTCCAAGCGCAAGCCGTATTCTGGTGCTCGGGACGAAAGCGACGATCGGCAGCGGCCGTTACCAAAACGGCATTCGCGAGCTGGGGTTCGAAAACATCGAGGCGATCGCACCTTCACTTTTCGTACCGATCGTCGAAGAGGGGCTTTTCGAAGGGCCGGTGCTCCAAAGTGTACTCGACCACTACTTCAAAGAGGTTCGGCCACCCGACGCGATCATCCTCGGCTGCACCCATTTTCCGCTCATTGCAGACGCCATTCGCAACTATTTTCCAAACAGGCCCCTGCTCATCCACTCCGGCGAGGCGATCGCGGAGCATTTGGAAAACAACGGATGCAAACCACGCGAACAAGGGAAATCCGATCTGAAAATTTTCGCTTCGGAGAATCCGGATGGGTTGAAGCGCATCGCTGAAAAGTGGCTTTCACGTTGA
- a CDS encoding four helix bundle protein: MHKNVVLERSFRFSVRIVKLYKYLNERYKAYSLADQLLRSGTSIGANVTEAQDAQSKKDFISKISIALKEAKETRYWLRLLIETEYLDKSHHHVSTLLSEAEELIKLLTSITITSKESL; this comes from the coding sequence ATGCACAAAAATGTCGTTCTGGAGCGTTCGTTTCGTTTCTCCGTTCGTATCGTAAAACTTTACAAATATCTCAACGAGCGCTACAAAGCCTATTCCCTGGCTGACCAACTTCTACGTTCAGGGACTTCTATTGGGGCAAACGTCACAGAAGCACAGGATGCTCAAAGCAAAAAAGATTTCATTTCAAAGATTTCCATCGCATTGAAAGAGGCCAAAGAGACACGATATTGGCTACGCCTTCTCATCGAAACGGAATACCTCGACAAGTCGCATCATCATGTATCGACTCTCTTGTCCGAAGCAGAAGAACTCATCAAGCTTCTGACATCGATCACCATCACATCCAAAGAGTCACTCTAA
- the rho gene encoding transcription termination factor Rho has product MSETSTRNTGNSNNSKSRTHIPVEGYKIEDLRRKNLEDLIAIAKELGVEHPNELKRQDLMFEILKSQVSKGGYILFTGILEITNEGYGFLRAMDANFSNSSNDAYVSSTQIRKFALRNGDVVTGQVRPPKDQERYYALLKIEAINYMPVAESKNRPLFDNLTPLYPQEKLKLEYHPTKLTGRVLDLFTPIGKGQRGLIVAPPRSGKTELMKELAHGITHNHPEVELIVLLVDERPEEVTDMERSVRGEVYSSTFDLPAQNHVRVAELVIEKAKRRVELGKDVVILLDSITRLARAYNTVTPSSGKVLSGGVDANALHKPKRFFGAARNIENGGSLTIIATALVDTGSRMDEVIFEEFKGTGNSEIVLSRNIADRRIYPAVDIIKSGTRKEELLTDPNTLPKIWALRNAMHQMDEVEALKFLYSKMLKTKNNEEFLSIMNEGA; this is encoded by the coding sequence ATGAGCGAAACCTCTACCCGTAATACCGGCAACAGCAACAACAGCAAATCCCGAACCCATATCCCCGTCGAAGGGTACAAGATCGAAGATCTTCGCCGAAAGAACCTCGAAGATCTCATCGCGATCGCCAAAGAGCTCGGCGTCGAGCATCCGAACGAACTCAAGCGCCAGGATCTGATGTTCGAGATCCTCAAGTCGCAAGTTAGCAAAGGAGGATACATCCTCTTTACCGGCATCCTCGAAATCACCAACGAAGGGTACGGATTTTTGCGCGCGATGGACGCCAACTTCTCCAACTCCAGCAACGACGCCTACGTCTCCAGTACACAGATCCGCAAATTCGCCCTGCGTAACGGGGACGTCGTCACCGGCCAGGTGCGTCCGCCCAAAGATCAGGAGCGCTATTACGCCCTGCTCAAAATCGAGGCGATCAACTACATGCCGGTGGCCGAGAGCAAGAACCGGCCGCTCTTCGACAACCTCACGCCGCTCTACCCGCAGGAGAAGCTGAAACTCGAGTACCACCCGACGAAACTGACCGGCCGCGTCCTCGACCTCTTCACGCCGATCGGAAAAGGACAGCGCGGGCTCATCGTCGCACCGCCGAGAAGCGGAAAGACGGAGCTGATGAAAGAGCTCGCCCACGGCATCACCCACAACCACCCGGAAGTCGAGCTCATCGTCCTTCTCGTCGACGAACGCCCCGAAGAGGTGACCGACATGGAGCGAAGCGTCAGAGGCGAAGTCTACAGCTCCACCTTCGATCTTCCGGCGCAAAACCACGTGCGTGTCGCGGAACTCGTCATCGAAAAGGCAAAACGCCGTGTGGAGCTCGGAAAAGATGTCGTCATTCTCCTCGACTCCATCACCCGCCTCGCACGCGCCTACAACACCGTGACACCCAGCAGCGGAAAAGTCCTCTCCGGCGGTGTCGACGCCAACGCCCTGCACAAGCCAAAACGCTTCTTCGGTGCAGCGCGTAACATCGAAAACGGCGGCAGCCTCACCATCATCGCGACCGCCCTCGTCGACACGGGAAGCCGCATGGACGAAGTGATCTTCGAAGAGTTCAAAGGTACGGGCAACAGCGAAATCGTCCTCAGCCGCAACATCGCCGACCGCCGCATCTACCCGGCTGTCGACATCATCAAGTCGGGCACGCGAAAAGAGGAGCTTCTGACCGACCCCAACACGCTGCCGAAAATCTGGGCGCTGCGCAACGCGATGCACCAGATGGACGAGGTCGAAGCACTCAAGTTCCTCTACTCGAAGATGTTGAAGACGAAGAACAACGAAGAGTTTCTTAGCATCATGAACGAAGGAGCTTAG
- the galE gene encoding UDP-glucose 4-epimerase GalE, protein MKRIFVTGGAGYIGSHTCVELLNAGYDVVVYDNLSNASEEALRRVERITGKSLAFVKGDIRDAERLEEAMAGCDAVIHFAGLKAVGESVEKPLEYYDNNVGGTVTLLKTMKKLGIKTIVFSSSATVYGDPDFLPLTEEHPLRTTNPYGQTKLVIEEILRDLYRSDESWRISILRYFNPVGAHESGLIGEDPQGIPNNLMPFVAQVAVGRREYLNVFGGDYDTHDGTGVRDYIHVVDLALGHLKALESLESAQCEAVNLGTGNGYSVLDVVEAFEAASGRKVPYRIVERRPGDIAACYADPSKAKRLLKWEATRDMKKMCEDTWNWQTKNPEGYGVNVEC, encoded by the coding sequence GTGAAAAGAATTTTCGTGACCGGCGGTGCCGGATACATCGGTTCCCATACCTGCGTCGAGCTTTTGAATGCAGGGTACGACGTCGTCGTTTACGACAATCTCTCCAACGCGAGCGAAGAGGCGCTGCGGAGAGTGGAGCGGATTACCGGGAAGTCCCTGGCTTTCGTGAAAGGGGATATCCGCGATGCCGAGAGACTCGAGGAGGCGATGGCCGGCTGCGACGCCGTCATCCATTTCGCCGGGCTCAAAGCGGTGGGCGAGTCGGTCGAAAAACCGCTGGAGTACTACGACAACAATGTGGGCGGTACCGTGACGCTGCTCAAAACGATGAAGAAGCTCGGTATCAAGACGATTGTCTTCAGCTCCTCGGCCACCGTCTATGGCGATCCGGACTTTCTTCCGCTGACGGAAGAGCACCCGCTACGCACCACCAACCCCTACGGCCAGACCAAGCTCGTCATCGAAGAGATTTTGCGCGACCTCTACCGTTCGGACGAGAGCTGGCGCATCAGCATCCTGCGCTACTTCAACCCCGTCGGCGCCCACGAAAGCGGGCTCATCGGCGAAGACCCGCAGGGGATCCCGAACAACCTCATGCCATTCGTTGCCCAGGTAGCCGTGGGGCGCCGCGAATACCTCAACGTCTTCGGCGGTGACTACGACACCCATGACGGTACCGGCGTACGCGACTACATCCATGTCGTCGACCTGGCGCTGGGGCATCTGAAAGCACTCGAGTCGCTCGAGTCCGCACAGTGCGAAGCGGTCAACCTCGGCACCGGCAACGGCTACAGTGTGCTCGACGTGGTCGAAGCTTTCGAAGCGGCATCGGGCAGAAAAGTCCCCTACCGCATCGTCGAGCGCCGCCCCGGAGACATCGCCGCTTGCTACGCCGACCCCTCGAAAGCGAAACGGCTTCTGAAGTGGGAAGCGACGCGGGATATGAAAAAGATGTGTGAAGATACTTGGAACTGGCAGACGAAAAATCCGGAAGGATACGGGGTGAATGTTGAATGTTGA